ACACTTGCTGAGCTGGTTAGTTCAGGCCCTTGCCGCCGGACAAGCCCTTGCCGCCGGAAAGACCCTTGCCACCCGACAGGCCCTTGCCACCGGACAAGCCCTTGCCGCCCGAGAGGCCTTTTCCGCCCGATAGACCCTTCCCACCGGACAGACCCTTGCCACCGGACAAGCCCTTGCCACCCGAGAGGCCTTTTCCGCCCGACAGACCCTTCCCGCCGGACAGGCCCTTGCCACCGCTCAAACCCTTGCCGCCAGAGAGGCCCTTGCCGCCCGACAAACCCTTGCCGCCGGACAGGCCTTTTCCGCCGCTCAAGCCCTTGCCGCCGCTCAAGCCCTTGCCGCCGCTCAAGTTCGTCTTCTCGCGGGCGATGATGGCTTTCTTCAGCGTCGTCATGCTGCTGATCAGATTCTTTTTCTCGGTCGCCATTGTTCTCGTCTCCTCAGAACTCTTGTATTTTCGTCGCGCCGTAGTCGTTACGCCTGTTCATGTTGCACGATGGAGACCAAACCGGTCTCGTGCTGTGGAAATCTGGAGAGGGTATAGTTTCAAGCACTTGCAGACGCACCGTCCGAAGGGGCGGCATGGTGTGGGCTGAATCAGGGTCAAAAATCAAACGGCTCGCGGTTAATTTTTAACCCGCACAATCCTCCGTAGAATGCGGTCATTTTTTCACCGCCCGACGTCAATCCGGTACTTGCGGCAGAGGTACTTCATCTTCTGCGGATCGATACGCAGCAACTCGGAGGCGGCTGACTTCTTCCCTTCGGTGCGGCGCAACGCCGCTTGCAGATATGCGATCTCGATGCGGCGCATCTCTTCATCGAAGTCCAGTCCACCCTCGGGAATGAGCAGCGCTTCTTGCGTGGCGGTAGACGACGCCAGCAGTTGCTGGGGCAGATGCTTCACCGTGATGGTGGTGCCTTCGGCCATCAGCACCAGGCGCTGCACCACGTTCTCCAGCTCGCGCACGTTGCCCGGCCAGGGATAGTCCTCGAGTACGTCCATCACCCCCGGCTCCACGTTCTTGAGGGGTAGCTTGTTGGCCGCGCAGTAGATGCGCAGGAAGTGATCGACGAGCAGAGCGATGTCTCCGGGGCGCTCCCGCAACGGTGGCAGGAAGATAGGCACTACATGGATGCGGTAATAGAGATCCTCGCGGAAGCGACCGGCCCGCACCATTTCTTCCAGGTTGTCGTTGGTGGCCGTGACCAGGCGGAAGTCGACCTTCTTCGGCGTCTTGCCGCCGAGGCGCTGCACCGTCCGTTCTTCCAGCACGCGCAGCAGCTTGCTCTGCAAGGCGTGGGCGAGCGATCCGATCTCATCAAGAAAGAGCGTGCCGCCGTGCGCCAGCTCGATGTGTCCCGCGCGAGCGGCGTGCGCACCGGTGAACGCTCCCTTTTCATGTCCGAAGAGTTCAGCCTCGATCAGGTTCTCGGGCAGTGCGGCGCAGTTCACGCTGATGTACGGCTTCTCGCTACGACTGGAGAACTGGACCAGCGCGCGCGCCACCAGTTCCTTGCCAGTGCCGCTCTCGCCACGAATGATGATGGTGGTGGGACTCTCGGCCAACCGCGTGATGGCATCGTAGACGCGCCGCATCGGCTCGGAGCCGCCGATCAGCTCGCCTAGCGAATACTTGCTGATGATCTGTTCGCGCAGCCGACGGTTCTCGATCTCCATGTCGCGCTTCTCGAGGGCGCGTGCGAGTACGATCTGTAGTTCCTGGAAATCCACCGGCGCGACGAAAAACTCATCGGCCACCTTGCCCGCCTTCAGGCGGAGCGCCCGATTGCGCGAACGGGTAAGCGCGATAAGGATGAAGTCTTCGTTGATGCCACGCAGCTCTTCGAGCGCGGCGATGCCATCTTCAGGCTTGTCGCCCACGGTGTCGAGGTCGAGCAACACCGCGTCGAGGGGCACCTCAGCAAGGAGCGGGAGCAGCTCCGGTGCAGTATGCAGAAAGGTGACGGCGAAGTCCTTGGCGAGGAATTCCTCGACCTCGGGCAGGACGCCCTCGTCCGGAGTGACGATGGCTACGCGGTGCGTGGTCGTTTCCGGAGCTCGGACCGCGGCGGTTGTGCGCATGGAACCTCCAGAGGAGGAAATGGCGTCCGCGGATTATGGCAAATTTTCGAGCCTCGTGGTTAAAAACTTAACCCACAGGGTTTATGGGTTAAGCAAGAAGGAACGGGGCCGAAGCCCGTCCCTTCCCCACCGCACGGTCGCCTACCTCTGTTCCGGGGACCAGACCGGGACCCGGCCAGGTGTCCACGGGGCTCCGGCGGCTTCCATATCCCGCTCTAGCCCGGCCAAGTCGACTTCCACTAACTGCTTGAGGGCAGCCAGGGTCCGCGAGAAGTCCTCGGAGGCGATGCTGTAGTTGTTGATGTGTGTCTGGGTCGGAACCGAGGTCGACATGCGCTGGTCATCCACGATCACGTTGACGCGATCGGCGATCGAAGGCAGCGTGGGAATGTCGCGCCGGCGCAACACTACGTCACCGCGTAACTGGCGAAGAATGTCAGTGTTCCGTTGATCCAACTGGTCGGCAGCAGTGATCAGCTTCTGATAAGCGCCCGGCGTCTCGTTCAGCGCACGCTTGATCTCCTTGAGTCTCCCGCGCACCTCGTTCGCCAGGCCCACCGCGCCAGCGACCGCACGGTTCAAGCGCGCGACCTTATGCTGGAAGTCGGAGAGCGCCGCGCGGTCCTCGGGCTTCATGTAACTGACACCTTCCACTGTCACGTTCACCGCTTGCGGTCCGGCCAATTGCGTGATCTGCCCCGCTTGTTTCTGATAGAGGATCGCGCTGTACTTCCCGGGCATGACCATCGGCCCGATCGGGCCGAAGAAGGCCGCCTCTTCGGGATCGTCGAAGAACCCGCCGCCGGCATCCCCGGGGAGTTCAGGGGCGGGCAGGCGCAGGTCCCAGGTCACGCGGTTGATTCCCGGCGCGTTGGTCGCGGCGATCCGTCGCACCGGCGTATTGCTGTCGTCGAAGATGGTGACGAAGACCTGCGGGGCTTCTGCCTC
This sequence is a window from Acidobacteriota bacterium. Protein-coding genes within it:
- a CDS encoding sigma-54 dependent transcriptional regulator, encoding MRTTAAVRAPETTTHRVAIVTPDEGVLPEVEEFLAKDFAVTFLHTAPELLPLLAEVPLDAVLLDLDTVGDKPEDGIAALEELRGINEDFILIALTRSRNRALRLKAGKVADEFFVAPVDFQELQIVLARALEKRDMEIENRRLREQIISKYSLGELIGGSEPMRRVYDAITRLAESPTTIIIRGESGTGKELVARALVQFSSRSEKPYISVNCAALPENLIEAELFGHEKGAFTGAHAARAGHIELAHGGTLFLDEIGSLAHALQSKLLRVLEERTVQRLGGKTPKKVDFRLVTATNDNLEEMVRAGRFREDLYYRIHVVPIFLPPLRERPGDIALLVDHFLRIYCAANKLPLKNVEPGVMDVLEDYPWPGNVRELENVVQRLVLMAEGTTITVKHLPQQLLASSTATQEALLIPEGGLDFDEEMRRIEIAYLQAALRRTEGKKSAASELLRIDPQKMKYLCRKYRIDVGR